The Streptomyces sp. V4I8 genome includes the window TGGCATGTCTGCCAGGGAACTCATGGCCGATTGGGATCAGCCAAGGGCGACGATTGATGGGATGAATCTTGCCCCCTACCTGGTGCCATTCCCTTCTCCTGGGAGAACTGCGAGCTGGCATTTTGTGCACAATTAGTCGCGATGGGTAGATAGTGCGCGAGGAGCGCGCCGATAAACATCCCATCTCTGTCGCGCGGTGATGCTTAGATGTCGTCGATGCGAAACATCTCCCGCTACGGGACCGGCGCGAGGAAGCATCGATGAGAGTCAGAACCGCACTGTGTGCAGCCGAGTCCGCACTGGCTCTGCTCAGTGCGTGCGGCAGCGGCTCCACAACTGGCCATCTCGCGCCATCACGGCGGCAAGGTCCGGGAGTGAACACGGCGGCCGTCCGGGCCACCCGCTCCCTCCGCCGCCCCATATCCCGCCGCAAGGGCCGTATCGCCCCTGCTCTCAGAGGAGTTGCCGCCATGCCATCAGCCCTGTCCGCTTCTGCGGCCTCTGCCCGCATCACCGTCCTGGACGTCCTGGACGTGCGTTTCCCGACGTCCGAGCACCTGGACGGGTCGGACGCGATGAACCTCGAACCCGACTACTCCGCCGCCTACGCCGTCCTGCGCACCGACGCCGGCGGCGGACTCGAGGGCCACGCTCTGACCTTCACCACCGGCCGTGGCAACGATGTCCAGGCCGCCGCCGTCGCGGCCCTCGCCCCGCACGTGGTGGGCCTCTCGGTCGACGACGTCTGCGCCGACCTCGGCGCGTTCTCCCGCTCCCTCGTCCACGACCCCCAACTGCGCTGGCTCGGCCCGGAGAAGGGCGCGATCCACATGGCCACCGGCGCCGTCGTCAACGCCGCCTGGCACCTGGCCGCCAAGCTGGCCGGCAAGCCCGTGCGGCGCTTCCTCGGCGAGATGTCACCCGAGGACCTGGTCGCACAGGTCGACTTCCGCTGGCTCAGCGACGCCCTCACCCCCGAGGAGGCCCTTGAGATCCTGCGGCGCGCCGAGCCCGGCCGCGAACAGCGCATCGGCCACCTGCTCGACCAGGGTTACCCCGCCTACACCACCACCCCCGGCCGGCTCGGCTACTCCGACGAGAAGCTGGCCCGCCTGGCCCACGAGGCCGTCGCCGAGGGCTTCACCCAGATCAAGCTGAAGGCCTACGTCGGTATCTGCGGCACCGACCTGCACTGGTCCGCCGAAACGGGCTTCGTCTCCGGCCCGCGGATGCCTGGCCTGCGGGTCCTGGACCGCATCGGTTCCGGCGACGCCTTCGCCGCCGGTCTGATCCACGGACTGCTCAGCGACACCGGCCTGGAGAGCGCCCTGGCTTACGGCACCGCCCACGGCGCGTTCACCATGACCACGCCCGGAGACGTCTCCATGGCCTCGCTCGCCGAGGTCGAGGCGCTCATCGCGGGCGGATCAGCCCATGTCAGACGCTGACCGACGCCCCATCGCACGTATCCCAGGAGCACGTCTTGCAGCAGCGGAAGATCCCCAGAACACGCCCGTCTCACTCACCGAGCTCGGCTTCGGGGCGTCCGTGATCGGCAACCTCTACCGCGTCACCCCGGTCGACGACGCGACAGGCGCCGTCGACGCGGCCTGGGAGGTCGGCCTGCGCTATTTCGACACGGCACCGCACTACGGCCTCGGCCTCTCCGAGCGCCGTCTGGGCGCCGCCCTGCGAGGCCGCCCGCGTGACGAGTACGTCATCTCCTCCAAGGTGGGCAGGCTGCTCGTGCCCAACGAGGAGCCACGCGGCGTCGACACCTGGGGCTTCGTCGTACGGGACGACCTGCTCCGGCGGTGGGACTTCAGCCGGGACGGTGTGCTGCGGTCCATCGAGGACACGCTGGAGCGCACCGGCGTGGACCGGCTGGACATCGTCTACCTGCACGATCCGGACGATCACTGGCGGCAGGCGGCCGAGGAGGCCATGCCCAGGCTCGTGGAGTTGCGGGACCAGGGCGTGATCGGCGCGATCGGCGCCGGCATGAACCAGTCGGCGATGCTCGCCCGCTTCCTGCGCGAGACCGCCGCCGACGTGGTGATGCTCGCCGGGCGCTACACGCTCCTGGACCAATCGGCGCTGGACGACGTCCTGCCCGCCGCGCGGGACCTGGGCAAGAGCGTGGTGGCGGTGGGTGTCTTCAACTCGGGACTGCACGCCCGTGACCGACCCACCGAGGGGGAATGAAGTACGACTAACGGGACGCCCCGCCGGCTCTGGTCGCCCGGGCCCGGGCGATCGCCGAGGTCTGTGCGGCGCACGGGACCACTCCGCCCGCCGCCGCGATCGCCTTCCCGTGCACGCATCCCAGTATCATCAACGCCATCCTCGGCGTGCGGACTCCGGAACAGGTCGGACAAAACGTGGAACTCCATGATCAGCGAGTCCCGGACGGTCTCTGGGACGATCTCCGCGCTCAGGGGCTGATCAGGTCGGACGTGCTCGCGGGGCACGGTGGGGGGAGGGATGAGCGGTGTCTCTGACGGACAAGGCCATCGAGCAGATGCGTGAGCTGATCCGGACCGGTGCCCTGCCGCCGGGCTCGAAGCTCCCACCGGAGCCGGACCTGGCCGCTCAGCTGGGACTTTCCCGCAACCTCGCCCGGGAAGCGGTCAAGGCGCTGGCCGTTGCGCGGGTCCTGGAGGTTCGGCGCGGCGACGGCACGTATGTGACCAGCCTCCAGCCGAGCCTGCTGCTGGAGGGGCTCGGCGGCGCAGTGGAACTGCTGCAGGGCGACTCGGTCGCCCTGCAGGACCTCATGGAGGTACGGCGGCTCCTGGAACCGGTCGCCACGGCGCTGGCCGCGACCCGGATCTCCGACGCCCAACTGGCCGAGGTGAAGCGTCACTTGGACGCCATGCGCGAGGCCCGCGACGACGTCGAACAGCTCAACGCCCACGACGCCGCCTTCCACCGCGCCGTCGTCTCGGCCACGGGCAACGAGAGCCTCCTCACCCTCCTGGAAGGGATCTCAGGCCGCACCCTGCGCGCCCGCATCTGGCGCGGTCTGGTCGACGACAAGGCCGCGGGCCGCACTCTCGCCGAGCACGAGGCGATCTTCAACGCGCTGTCCACCCGTGACGCCGCCCTCGGCCAGGCCGCCGCACTGCTGCACGTGAGCAACACCGAGCTGTGGCTGAGGGAACATCTCCGCTCCGGCGAACCCCTCTCCCTCGGGACGACAGCGCGGAAGTGACGGGCGGGCGCTACCCGCCACAGTGCCCTGGAATTCGGCGATACATGGGATGAATAGATAGCTTGCATCGGGAATGGGGCTCATGCTCTGCACCGCCAAGACGGCCGAGGGGCGCCGTTACCTGCGGTAGTGGAAACATCGACGTGAATCGATGGCGAAGTCATGGGTCCATATCTTCCTGAGTCATTGGATGTATTGCTACGCTGTCGCCGCTCGGCGCTGAGCAGGGAGTAGCGATGACCAGGATCGACGCACACCATCACCTCTGGCGGCCGATGTCCGCCTCCCACCCGGCGGAGAGCTCCGTCCCCCGCCGCCGTGCATACCGTGGCACAACAACCACTGGCTGACCTTCGCGACCACCGCCGGCCCGTCCGGCTGGGGTCTGGCGCAGTTCAACTTCGGCGATTGGTCCCAGGCCGCCTCCGCACCGCATACCTACCTCGACACCTTGCCCATGGGCCCCGGCTACCGGGCCGCGCCCCAGGTGTTCTACTTCGCGCCGCAGAACCTGTGGTACATGGTCTACCAGACCGGTCCGCCCACCTACTCCGCCAGCACCAACCCGGCCGACCCGCGCTCGTGGTCCGCGCCGCGCCTCCTCATGTCCGAGGAGCCGCAGATCGTCAAGGACAACAAGGGCGACGGCACCTGGATCGACTTCTGGGTCATCTGCGACACGGCCAACTGCCACCTGTTCTTCAGTGACGACAACGGGCACATCTACCGCGCCCAGACCAGCCTCGGGAACTTCCCGACCGGTTTCGGGAACACGCAGATCGTGATGTCGGACACGAAGAACAACCTGTTCGAGGCGACCAACGTGTACAAGGTCTCCGGCAGCAACCAGTACCTGCTGCTCCAGGAAGCCATCAGCAACACCTCGGGCCGGCGCTAC containing:
- a CDS encoding PfkB family carbohydrate kinase, with amino-acid sequence MPSALSASAASARITVLDVLDVRFPTSEHLDGSDAMNLEPDYSAAYAVLRTDAGGGLEGHALTFTTGRGNDVQAAAVAALAPHVVGLSVDDVCADLGAFSRSLVHDPQLRWLGPEKGAIHMATGAVVNAAWHLAAKLAGKPVRRFLGEMSPEDLVAQVDFRWLSDALTPEEALEILRRAEPGREQRIGHLLDQGYPAYTTTPGRLGYSDEKLARLAHEAVAEGFTQIKLKAYVGICGTDLHWSAETGFVSGPRMPGLRVLDRIGSGDAFAAGLIHGLLSDTGLESALAYGTAHGAFTMTTPGDVSMASLAEVEALIAGGSAHVRR
- a CDS encoding FadR/GntR family transcriptional regulator, translating into MSLTDKAIEQMRELIRTGALPPGSKLPPEPDLAAQLGLSRNLAREAVKALAVARVLEVRRGDGTYVTSLQPSLLLEGLGGAVELLQGDSVALQDLMEVRRLLEPVATALAATRISDAQLAEVKRHLDAMREARDDVEQLNAHDAAFHRAVVSATGNESLLTLLEGISGRTLRARIWRGLVDDKAAGRTLAEHEAIFNALSTRDAALGQAAALLHVSNTELWLREHLRSGEPLSLGTTARK